One window from the genome of Cardiocondyla obscurior isolate alpha-2009 linkage group LG04, Cobs3.1, whole genome shotgun sequence encodes:
- the LOC139102150 gene encoding uncharacterized protein: MIAATFIPFFLAAQLPTEYKQYEVHGPEYIFAVNINLTRIPQCPYDVLMCGEPSGIHATHHLHCISKEKNTLTCRLRYVDGATFGTANEKEDLQDAMDTRAKITDAPFDLIFNEDGIESIVMSKMTRPYDINLLKVIIELLHVGDDFDDIEDGTFDSTATSTIGRCNVTFHVFHRSTTENAKTELPYRFRLKAIPPKLHLTPNENLVIYKVTHLNHCDYYAEHYFRKYGDTVVSEYVEAELENMVSQMELSETSFSSSTLRKGISITSNKIYNIIENTKITLKDVQSASSELPAIVKPAKTGLIANDDIISLSSTNYINID; the protein is encoded by the exons ATGATTGCCGCAACGTTTATACCATTCTTTTTAG cTGCGCAGCTTCCCACCGAGTACAAGCAATATGAAGTACATGGACCCGAATACATTTTCgccgttaatattaatttgacgaGAATACCGCAGTGTCCCTATGACGTTTTGATGTGTGGTGAGCCATCCGGTATTCATGCTACTCATCACTTACACTGTATTTCGAAGGAGAAAAATACTCTGACTTGCAGACTGAGATACGTTGATGGTGCTACTTTTGGTACGGCCAACGAAAAGGAAGATCTGCAAGATGCTATGGACACAAGAGCGAAGATCACCGACGCACCCTTTGACCTGATCTTTAACGAAGACGGCATCGAAAGTATCGTCATGAGCAAAATGACTCGGCCCTACGacattaatcttttaaagGTAATAATCGAGTTGTTGCACGTCGGCGACGATTTCGATGACATCGAGGATGGCACATTCGACAGTACAGCCACGTCCACTATAGGCAGATGTAACGTTACTTTCCACGTGTTCCATCGTTCCACGACTGAAAATGCGAAGACAGAGCTCCCTTATCGCTTCCGACTGAAGGCAATACCACCGAAATTACATCTGACGCCCAATGAAAATCTCGTTATCTACAAAGTAACGCATCTCAATCACTGCGACTACTACGCAGAGCACTACTTTCGCAAATACGGCGACACGGTGGTCTCCGAGTACGTGGAAGCGGAATTG gaaaATATGGTTAGTCAGATGGAACTCAGTGAAACGAGTTTCAGTTCGTCTACGTTAAGGAAGGGAATATCGATTAcgagcaataaaatatataacataattgaaaatacaaaaataactTTGAAAGATGTACAATCTGCCTCGAGTGAACTGCCTGCGATCGTTAAACCAGCCAAGACAGGGCTAATTGCCAATGATGATATAATAAGTCTTTCTAgtactaattatattaatatcgattaa